Proteins encoded together in one Candidatus Buchananbacteria bacterium CG10_big_fil_rev_8_21_14_0_10_42_9 window:
- the rnpA gene encoding ribonuclease P protein component — MLEKDLRLTADRDFKKVFARGHGARGKHLAIKVLKNSLAASRFGVVVSSKVAKKAVARNKLKRQLRVIIYKHLTQVKTGFDVVVVARPSAVSEPYQALSEELEYLFARAKLVK, encoded by the coding sequence ATGTTGGAAAAGGATCTTCGGTTAACGGCGGATAGAGACTTTAAAAAAGTTTTTGCTCGTGGCCACGGGGCGAGGGGCAAGCATTTAGCCATAAAAGTATTGAAAAACAGCCTGGCGGCAAGCCGTTTTGGTGTGGTTGTATCAAGCAAAGTGGCTAAAAAGGCGGTTGCTAGAAATAAATTAAAGCGGCAGTTGCGGGTAATTATTTATAAGCATCTAACACAAGTAAAAACAGGCTTTGATGTGGTGGTGGTAGCCAGGCCGAGCGCGGTAAGCGAGCCTTATCAAGCTTTAAGCGAAGAGTTAGAATATTTATTTGCTCGCGCCAAGTTAGTTAAATGA
- the yidD gene encoding membrane protein insertion efficiency factor YidD, which produces MITFKFTSQFIALRAIRLYQKTLSFDHGWLRGLYPDGFCRYYPSCSEYTYQAIARHGVLRGSKMGLWRILRCNPWSHGGNDPVK; this is translated from the coding sequence ATGATTACTTTTAAATTTACTTCTCAATTTATCGCGTTAAGGGCAATTCGCCTTTATCAAAAAACATTATCTTTTGACCATGGCTGGCTTCGCGGCTTGTATCCGGACGGGTTTTGCCGTTATTACCCCAGTTGTTCGGAGTACACTTATCAAGCGATTGCTCGCCATGGAGTTTTAAGGGGGTCTAAAATGGGTTTGTGGCGGATTTTAAGATGCAACCCATGGTCACACGGCGGGAATGATCCAGTAAAATAA
- a CDS encoding 50S ribosomal protein L34, whose amino-acid sequence MPKRTYQPKTRRRKRKHGFKSRMSSPGGKRVLKRRRTKRRSKLSA is encoded by the coding sequence ATGCCTAAACGAACATACCAACCAAAAACCAGAAGACGCAAGCGTAAACATGGATTTAAAAGCCGCATGAGCAGCCCGGGCGGTAAGCGCGTATTAAAAAGAAGACGCACTAAGCGCCGGTCCAAGCTAAGCGCTTAG